The genomic region GAGCTGCGATCTCGCATAATTTGAAAGCGATCGCATTAGGACATGAGCCAAAACCAGATCGGGTTAACCTACGCGGAACCCTCCTAAAACTAGGCTTAGAAAACAGTGCCGCTAACATTTTTGACGTTTTTGAAGTTACGGGCGAAGTGGGTCATTTGATTCGCCAAGGCACTTATATAGAGCTATTGCCAACTCCGGTTCATAACTTCAAAGTCACTACAGACTGGCTAAAAGATGAGATATTCCACGAACATCTCAATTCTGGTGATGGGGTAAAGCAAGCTGTCAAGATTGCTCAAGTGGTTGGTGGAGTAGTCGTCGGCGCTATAGTTGCAAAAAAATTGCTCAATATGCTAAGTGATGACAATAAAGACCAGAAATCCTGACGGCATCTTCAAAGCTGACTATGCGACTTTTAAAGGTGAGAATTTATGTCGAAGATTAAATCACAGGCACGTTTACAAAATGGCCGCTGAGGTCGGCTGGCGTTACATTCAAAGCATAGCCCAGGAATTCTCCCGTTGCTGCAATTTTTATTTGAGTGCCGCTGGCAATGCCATCACCATTTGGATCGATATCTGCTCCGGTTAGGAGCAATGTTGTTAATCTCAACTCTGTAGGACGCAGATTATATCCCTGCTGACTTAAAAGTTCTTGAATTGGTTGATTAATGCTTTGAAGTATCAAATCCGCTTCTGTCAGTGTCCCAGTTACGGCAATGCGATCGCTAAACTTATCAAAGTCCAGAATTATATCTGCACCAAATTGGTCAGATGTAGCCGTATCCGTTCTGAGTACAAATAAGTCGCTGCCTGCATTTCCAGCTAACGCATCAACTCCCATATCGCCGATGAGGGTATCGTTGCCGTTTCCACTAACTAGAAGATCTTCATCTTTACCACCTCGAATAAAATCATTTCCATTCCCACCTTCTACAAAATCTTGACCTATGTTCCCGTTTAGAAAGTCATCCCCATCTTCCCCATATATAAAGTCCCTATCTTTACCGCCAAATAAGGTGTCGTTGCCGCTTCCACCATTCAGGGTATCTTCACCTGTATTGGCGTAAATAATCTCTGCGTCCGATGAGCCTCTAATTCTATCATTTCCTCCTAATGCAATCAGTCCGCCTGGATAAGGGGCAAGAAAACCTGGAGAAAGGGTCAAAGTATTGTCAGTATCATCTAAAAGATAAGAAAAGCCATCAGGGCTTGGGCCTATTGCCATTGTTGAAACTCCTTAATTTAATTAAAACTTCCTAACATTGACTATGAATTTGTAAGGAAGAGGATATTTGATTGCTCTAGCCAACGAAGCGCTGACAAATTTGTACTTTGTGGCGATCGATGGAGATTTGGGCGTGAGCGGCAAAGGAAGTGGTTGCTGTTGCTGGGCCACATCCCACTTCCAGAATGGTTGAGTTGGACGAGAGTTTCGCGACTTCAAAAACCCGATCGATCAGTTCATCAGGATAGCAGGGTCTGACTTGGTTGTAAGCCTCTGCTGCGGGCGAATACCAATGTTTTCGTTGTTCCAGGTCAGGGCCAGAACACTCAATGATGGCTTGTTTTAAGTTTTTCATAGCCTGTTTGTGCAAGGAATTTATCAGGTTCGCCTTTGACCCCAGTTGAATAATTCTTTCTGCATACTGCTTTTTTGTGTGTCCGAGACACCTGTGCGACTACGGGAGTGCGATCGCTAGTCTAGCAGCGATCGGATTATAGCTTATTTTATCCGATCGCATTTGGCATCGAATCTTCCGGAACTTTGTTTAACAGGCATGAATCTTGTCAAGTATAAGCCAAAAATAAATCTTTTTCGCTCAATTCCGATAGTCGAAAAAGTAATGATCTAGGTATTGTAATTTAGCTCCTCATCTTATGTTTCCTCACTTTGGAAATTTAAAGTGAATAATTTGGCTCGGAAAGTTGAAAAACCCTTGCCTAAATTTTGCTTATTATTCAGGGTTACTTTTACATAAAAGTTAATTCATTAAGGAGAACATCCATGAAGTTTGTTAAAGCATTTCTGGCGGCAACAACATTAATTACTACTTTGATTAGCCCCGCCTTTGCTGATGGCAAAGTAGAAATTTTAGGCGCAAGCTATGGTGGTAGCGGTTGCCCCAATCTATCCGCCAGCGTGAGCGTTAGCCCCGACGGTCAAGAGCTAACCATTCTATTTGATAAGTTTACAGCCCTGGGGAATGTCCCAGCAGAAAGACGGAAAAGCTGTAATTTGAGTATTCCGATCAAATTACCTCAAGGCTATCAAATTTCTCTCTACGATGCTGATTATCGGGGCTATGTTTCGCCTGGAACCAGTGGGAACTTACGAGCAGAATACTTTTTCGCCGGTAACCGTGGCCCAGTTTTTTCTCGGACTTTTAGGGGCGAAACTAACTATAACGTTCGAGATAGCTTAGCGACCGTAGCTAATGTTTGGTCGCGTTGTGGTGACAGTGTAAATATGCGGGTGAATGCGGCGATGACCGCCAGTGGTTCCGGGATGGCGACCGTTGACTCCTTCGACCTCGCTCACCGTGGTTTGGTTTATCACATCAAATATCGTTCCTGTCGCTAATCGAAGAAATCAGGGGCTATATGCCCCTGGTTCTGTATGAGGGCAGGGCGATCGCATCTAATTTTTGCTTGACAAAATATTATTTATGTGTATAGGGCTCTTGTGCGTCCGCTGCACTGACGTGTTGAGCTGCTGGGTGGACGAGATAATCGGCTCTTTCGGAGTTATTATGCTTTTGTTCAAAAAATAACATTTTTATGCCTCTGCTCAAAATTGCCACGACTGTCCTCACAGACAGCGCTGGATTTCAATCAATTCTTGAGCGTTGGTGACAGCATCCTGTAACCTGTATTCCCGATTTTTCAACCATTGGCGAACCCGATCGCGTACCTCACGCGGCCGATCGCGATCGTCGTATGATAGTCTTTGGGGGGAGCGATTGTCTAGCAACAGACTAAGGAGTTTGGGAGGAATCAGTAGTGCTGGCATCCTCTCTGATTGGGTAGGGCTATAGACAATGTTCCGCTTATTTTTACGAAATCTCCCGGAACGTACATGACGAAACAAAAACCGACAAGCGGATACCGATGTTGGCAGATACTTTGGAGCATTTTGCTAGTGCTGGCAATTTGGAATGTGCCTCAATGCGCTTGGGCAGATGTTAACCAACAGGACATCAATGCGATTATTCGCACGCGGGAGATGGCCCTGCAAGCTATCAACACTCGTGATTTTTCCAAAATTGAGCGAAGCTTACATCCCACCTTCACGATTACAACGGTGGATAACCGGGTTTTTCATAAGGTGCAAGACTTTGAGAAATACTGGAATCAGCAGTTCTCCAGTTCAATCCAAGACATTAAAATGACTTTGAAGGTGGATAGTCTCAGAAGGTTTCTCTCGCCGGAGACTGCGGTTTCCTACGGAGATGCGATCGCAACCTTCTCTTTCAAAGACGGTAATGCGGCTAATATGGCAATGCGGTGGACAGCCGTGATGCAAAAGTTCCAAAGCCAATGGACAATTCAATCGCTGCATTTTTCTTCCAACCTACTGAATAACCCGGTACTGAACGGTGCCCAGCAAGCGGGTCGTGCTATGACACTAGCAGCAGGGGTGGGAGGTCTACTCCTGGGGGCAGTCGGGATGCTGCTATGGCATCGCAGGCGTAAGCAACCAACAGAAAGGGTGTAGCTAATACAGTGGGAATTAGTATTTATCCGTCAAGTCATGATGTCCGTGTTCATGGCGATCGCCGTATCAAGGCAGCATTGGTAGTTCTATTGGTCTGGGGTATCGTGAGTTTACTTCACTGGCAACCCCAGACGCAATGGTTCATGGTGGGATTAACGGCAGTCCTGACTATTCAAACAGTACGGATGCTGATAGCAAAACCCACTTCTCCAAAGATTGAGCGCGATGTCGATTTGCCGAAAGTTTCGATTCTGGTTCCCGCTAAAAATGAAAGTGCAGTATTAACTGATTTAGTTAATAACCTATTTCACTTTAACTATCCCACTACTCATTTAGATATCTGGGTAATTGATGATGGTAGTACCGATGAAACTCCCCAGATTTTAAGCGAATTACAAACTCAATTTCCCAGGTTACAAGTTCATCGGCGAGAATCAAAAGGAGGTAAATCAGGGGCGCTGAATGCGGTTTTTCCCTTCACACAGGGAGAGATTATCCTAGTTTGCGATGCCGATGCTCAACTTCCTGCCGATTTCCTACAGCAAACAGTACCTTTATTTCAGCAGAGTGCGATCGGTGCAGTGCAGGTACGAAAAAGCATTTCTAATGCTGATACCAATTTCCTAACTCGTTGCCAGCAGATGGAAATGAATTGCGATGCTTTTCTGCAAACTCATCGCATTGCTGTTACCGGAATAACTGAACTCCGGGGTAATGGAATGTTAGTGCGACGAGAACTACTAGAACAGTTTAAGGGTTGGAGCGAAGATACTGTAACAGACGATTTGGATCTGACTTTCAAGCTTTATTTAATCGGTACAGAAATTGAATTTGTCACCCTGCCAGCAGTTGAGGAAGAAGGAGTCGCTACCTGGAAAAATCTTTGGCATCAACACTGTCGTTGGGCTGAAGGTGGCTATCAACGTCACCTAGATTACTTCCCTCAATTTTTAACTTTAGGCTGGTCAAAAGAAATTGACTTGTTGTTGTTTTTAATATTGCAATTTATTCTACCGATTGGACTCATACCTGACCTACTCTGGACAATTTTTTATAGCCATCATTCCGTTATCTTTCCACTCCAAACTTTACTCGGTTTTCTGCTTACCGTTAGTTTCATGGTCGGAGTTTACCAATTTCAAGATTTACGAGGATGGCGATTAATTTGGGCAACGATTCAAGGTTCTGTTTACATGGTGCATTGGATTCCAGTGATGATTTTAATAACTTTAAGGATGTGTGTGAAAGAGGGGCGATCGGAGTGGGTTAAAACCGAGCATTATGGGCGAAAGCCTTGAAGGAAACAAAGAATGATGCTAGCTTTATAAATATAGTTTTTTGAGGAGCTAAAGTTCTGAGAAAAGAGGACTTACAAGCTAATGCTGTTTTAATCCGACAGCAGTACCTCAAGAAACCAGTCCGCAGAGGAAATGTCGCACTTGCTGAGCTACAGGTTAAGGGAGGTGTAGCCTTTTGTGCAGCAGCAACATCTAGAGGTGGCAACAAAAGTCCAATTAGGGAAATACCCAAGCCGAAGTCAGCAGGAGGACAATTCGAGCCAGCTATTGATTCTCGAACCCAGCGTATCATGGATACTGATGCTGAGTACAAAGTTTTGTCACAAATTGCTGATACTCTTGAGATGTTCTATGATCTTGAAGTAGAAGGCCAACTCTACCTGTATACTGAGTTACAGCCATGTGAAAGTTGTAATAGCATTTTGAGACAGTTTGAGGAGAAGTTCCCGCACATAAAGATAGAAGTTTTCTGGGATTACCCGTATCCACCCGAATCTTAAAGAGGAAGAAATTAGTTATGACTTTGGAATACAGCAGTGTTACAGAAAAAAGGTTGTCCTTGTTGCGCCAATTGCCTGAATCCATCCAAGGTACGCTAAGTAGGGTATGGCAGCAACATTATGAAGAACTCTATGAACCAGAAGAAGAGGATGCAGCTTCACTTCAAGATGCTTTAGATGAAATTTTGGAAATGTTTCTGTTTCAGAGTAACAACCAAACACTGAGCCACATTCGTTATGTTTGGATGGCGCTGATACTAGCTTCAGTTGTAGAACCAACAGTTCAATATTATCAACCATTAAACTTGATTCCACAAAAAACTATTAGTAAGATAGAACTCTGGCTCCTAGAAAATATTGAAAAGATGCTGGATTCTAAAAGAAAGTTTTCTAATGCTCTAAGAGAGGAAGAATTTAATGATCTAGTAGATGGGATTCAAATTGATTATACAAATAAAAACGTGGGAAATTTTCAAATAATATTTGAAGCATTAGATGTTTATCTGAGTGCGATTAAAACTTTGGATTACAATCAATCCTTAGAATCATTACTAGATATATTAGAGAATTGTTTAGAGGGCTATGCAATCTTCCCCGGTTCCCACGGACGACGTGAATTATTCAATTGGTGGCTACTAGAGGTTGTACCAGCAAGTTGGTATCTAATTCCTCCCAGTTCTATCTACTCGCTAGATAAATTGGGGACTGAAAAAAATAAGGGTTTTTGTCAGATGAATAAATTGAAGGAAATTAGCTCTGCCATGTGGAAGATTATCTTGACAGATTCTACCAGTAGACAGAAGTCAAAGCTGCGAACTTTCCCTAACAACTTTGAGGATTCTTTAAACACGATACCATTGGATGTTAGACTTGATAAGTGGGCAAGTTAATCTAAGTAACACTGCAAGTATATATAAAGATAGCGTTGAAACTATTTTTAGTTAAAGGAAGGACTGTAATGAGTAAGCCAGAAGATATTATAGCGGAAATAATGAAAAATCTTAACGAAAAAGAGCGCGATAAAGATGTTAATGAAGAGGAACAAAATAACTATGGAGAGGAATATATTGCCCAGATCAAATCAGTTTGTAAAAGTTTTCTCAAAAAAGAATCTTTGGAAGTTGGACAAATCGTGAAATGGAAGGAACACTTAAAAAATAGAAAGTTTCCCCACAAGAATCAACCAGCAATTGTTATTGCCATATTAGATAAACCTGTCATCAGCACTGATAATGAATCTGGTAGTCCCTACTTCTTAGAAACTTTAGATATCATTCTTGGGCTCATAGTTGAAGACGGCACATTTTTTACTTTTTACTATGATAGCAGCAGGTTTGAGCCTTATTAATTTATGTTTATATATTAATGGGCACACCTTTGAGTAAATGCCCCTTTAGTCAGCATAAATATTGAAAAATTAACTAAAAATCATGTTAGATTTGCTGATTCAAAACGGGTTAATTTTCGATGGTTTAGGATCTGCGCCTATGCGGGGAGATATTGGTATTAAAAATGGTAAGATTGTGGCGATCGCATCCTCTCTTACCTCCAATGCTCATCAAGTTGTAGATGCTTCCGGCTTGTGGGTGACACCAGGATTTATTGATATTCACACCCACTACGATTTAGAGTTAGAAATTGCACCGGGATTGAGCGAATCGGTGCGTCATGGTGTTACCAGCGTTGTAATTGGTAATTGCAGTTTGTCTGTTGCAGTTGGTAAACCCCAAATGCTGGCAGATATTTTTCAAAGAGTCGAAACCCTTTCCCATCGAATGATTGAGAAATGGTTAAAACAATCGGTTTCTTGGCAAACACCCGCAGAATATTTAAAACATTTACAACAATTACCACTTGGTGCCAATGTTGCACCCCTATTTGGGCATAGTCCCTTACGCGCTCATCTGATGGGATTGGAACGTAGCTTAACAGTTCAACCCTCAGAAACCGAACTCAAAACCATGCAGCAAATTGCCGCCGATGCTTTAGATGCAGGATTTATTGGCATTTCAATTGATATGTTTCCTTGGCATCGAATGAGTGGAGAATGGCGCGGTTGCACAATTCCATCACAACACGCAAAACTGAAAGAATATGCCATGCTAGCCAATCTTTGTCGCGAACGGGATTTAGTTTTTCAAGTGACTCCCAATTTACAACGGCTTGCCTCTTTTCTAGATATTCTTCGCATGGGTTCAGGCATTGGACAAAAACCCTTAAGATTGACCGTTTTATCAGCACTGGATGCCGTCCACGATCGCAAATTGTGGCGCATCTTTTCCCCCCTCCTCTATTTTTGGAATCACATTCTTAAGGGTAATGTTCGCTTTCAAACCTTAACCGAACCCTTCACGATTTATTCTGATGGTTCCGTCACTCCTTTATTTGAAGAATTCCCCACAGGCGCACAACTGAATAGCTGCGAGTCGCGACAAGAAAGGCAACAGTTATGGGATTCGGAAACTTTTCGCCGCCAATTTCGCCAGGAATGGCTGAATAATTGGCGCAAGTCTTTCCATCGTCAGTTAGATTTAATGGAAATCGTGCGCTGTCCTGAAACGAGTTGGCAGGGATTAAGTTTTGCTGAAGTTGCCGCTCAAAAACAACAGGAACCCATAGATTTCTTTATTGATGCGTTGCAGAAGTACGACACGGATCTGCGTTGGGTAGCAACTGGTGCTAACGATCGCTTAGAACCCCGTTTAGCACTCATGCAGCACCCCTATATTTTGCCCGGTTTTACGGATGCTGGCGCTCATGTGCGTAACCTGGGCTACTATGATGGGGCGTTATCTTTGCTCAAGCAAGCGGTGGCAACGAAGTTTCTGGCCCCAGAAATTGCGATCGCTCGCGTTACGGGAGAAGCCGCTAATTGGTTTAAGCTGGATACAGGCGTTCTCAAAATTGGTGTGCGGGCAGATCTCGTTTTACTCAATCCTCAATATCTCAACCAGCCTATTAGTACCCAAGTGGAAATCTCAGATCCAATTTTAGATGGCGAACCCCGCATGGTTAAACGCGGATCGGAAGAAATTGTGGAAGCAGTTTATATTAATGGAGTGCAGGTGGTTTGTCGAGGTCAAATTAGCAGGATATTAGGTCAAGAACGTCTGGGAACTGTGTTATCTCCATGTTTTTAATCAAACAGTTTATGAATCAAATCAATCCTAACTTTTACCAAAACTCAAAAAATAAAATTAACGATAAAATTCTCGCTCATCCGTTTACATGCTACTGGGATATTTTTGTTTTCAAACACCAGCACCCCCTCAATATCGCCCTTCATGTTATAGGTATACTCTTCTTTTACGGCTTACTTTTTGCCATTTGGAAATCTCAAAATTTATGGTTAATCTTAGGCTTGCCACTCACGCAGTTAATCGGACTAACTGGGCATTTTTTATTTGAACGAAGCCATATTGATTTACAGGATGCTGTCTTCTCTTGGCGAGCTTCTTTTTGTTTAGGTAGAATGCTATTCAGGGTTATATCCGGTAAATATGGAGAGGATATCCGCCAACGCCAAGAAATTTTACGGCAATATCAGTTAAAATTAGATGTAACCCGCTTGTAAATAAAGGTTTTCCATGCAGATTTTTAACAACTGGAAT from Argonema galeatum A003/A1 harbors:
- a CDS encoding calcium-binding protein encodes the protein MAIGPSPDGFSYLLDDTDNTLTLSPGFLAPYPGGLIALGGNDRIRGSSDAEIIYANTGEDTLNGGSGNDTLFGGKDRDFIYGEDGDDFLNGNIGQDFVEGGNGNDFIRGGKDEDLLVSGNGNDTLIGDMGVDALAGNAGSDLFVLRTDTATSDQFGADIILDFDKFSDRIAVTGTLTEADLILQSINQPIQELLSQQGYNLRPTELRLTTLLLTGADIDPNGDGIASGTQIKIAATGEFLGYALNVTPADLSGHFVNVPVI
- a CDS encoding DUF4360 domain-containing protein; protein product: MKFVKAFLAATTLITTLISPAFADGKVEILGASYGGSGCPNLSASVSVSPDGQELTILFDKFTALGNVPAERRKSCNLSIPIKLPQGYQISLYDADYRGYVSPGTSGNLRAEYFFAGNRGPVFSRTFRGETNYNVRDSLATVANVWSRCGDSVNMRVNAAMTASGSGMATVDSFDLAHRGLVYHIKYRSCR
- a CDS encoding YybH family protein, encoding MTKQKPTSGYRCWQILWSILLVLAIWNVPQCAWADVNQQDINAIIRTREMALQAINTRDFSKIERSLHPTFTITTVDNRVFHKVQDFEKYWNQQFSSSIQDIKMTLKVDSLRRFLSPETAVSYGDAIATFSFKDGNAANMAMRWTAVMQKFQSQWTIQSLHFSSNLLNNPVLNGAQQAGRAMTLAAGVGGLLLGAVGMLLWHRRRKQPTERV
- a CDS encoding glycosyltransferase, with protein sequence MGISIYPSSHDVRVHGDRRIKAALVVLLVWGIVSLLHWQPQTQWFMVGLTAVLTIQTVRMLIAKPTSPKIERDVDLPKVSILVPAKNESAVLTDLVNNLFHFNYPTTHLDIWVIDDGSTDETPQILSELQTQFPRLQVHRRESKGGKSGALNAVFPFTQGEIILVCDADAQLPADFLQQTVPLFQQSAIGAVQVRKSISNADTNFLTRCQQMEMNCDAFLQTHRIAVTGITELRGNGMLVRRELLEQFKGWSEDTVTDDLDLTFKLYLIGTEIEFVTLPAVEEEGVATWKNLWHQHCRWAEGGYQRHLDYFPQFLTLGWSKEIDLLLFLILQFILPIGLIPDLLWTIFYSHHSVIFPLQTLLGFLLTVSFMVGVYQFQDLRGWRLIWATIQGSVYMVHWIPVMILITLRMCVKEGRSEWVKTEHYGRKP
- a CDS encoding deaminase domain-containing protein codes for the protein MRQQYLKKPVRRGNVALAELQVKGGVAFCAAATSRGGNKSPIREIPKPKSAGGQFEPAIDSRTQRIMDTDAEYKVLSQIADTLEMFYDLEVEGQLYLYTELQPCESCNSILRQFEEKFPHIKIEVFWDYPYPPES
- a CDS encoding N-acyl-D-amino-acid deacylase family protein, giving the protein MLDLLIQNGLIFDGLGSAPMRGDIGIKNGKIVAIASSLTSNAHQVVDASGLWVTPGFIDIHTHYDLELEIAPGLSESVRHGVTSVVIGNCSLSVAVGKPQMLADIFQRVETLSHRMIEKWLKQSVSWQTPAEYLKHLQQLPLGANVAPLFGHSPLRAHLMGLERSLTVQPSETELKTMQQIAADALDAGFIGISIDMFPWHRMSGEWRGCTIPSQHAKLKEYAMLANLCRERDLVFQVTPNLQRLASFLDILRMGSGIGQKPLRLTVLSALDAVHDRKLWRIFSPLLYFWNHILKGNVRFQTLTEPFTIYSDGSVTPLFEEFPTGAQLNSCESRQERQQLWDSETFRRQFRQEWLNNWRKSFHRQLDLMEIVRCPETSWQGLSFAEVAAQKQQEPIDFFIDALQKYDTDLRWVATGANDRLEPRLALMQHPYILPGFTDAGAHVRNLGYYDGALSLLKQAVATKFLAPEIAIARVTGEAANWFKLDTGVLKIGVRADLVLLNPQYLNQPISTQVEISDPILDGEPRMVKRGSEEIVEAVYINGVQVVCRGQISRILGQERLGTVLSPCF
- a CDS encoding Mpo1-like protein, yielding MNQINPNFYQNSKNKINDKILAHPFTCYWDIFVFKHQHPLNIALHVIGILFFYGLLFAIWKSQNLWLILGLPLTQLIGLTGHFLFERSHIDLQDAVFSWRASFCLGRMLFRVISGKYGEDIRQRQEILRQYQLKLDVTRL